The Bacteroidia bacterium genome window below encodes:
- a CDS encoding Zn-dependent hydrolase, whose product MKYYLFAGIFFLSFATFSFSQSNKKTEITTKSDLMKTKVDEYAIVKLTANLSQLTDKEKKILPILFEAAQIMDDLYWEQSYNKKEELLAKINDDYTKKFFLINYGPWEHLNNNKSFVEGIGEKPDCGNFYPSDMTKEEFEKFNSENKTSWYTIISRNDKKELITIPYSKFYHEKLNKAAELLRKASEISDNKSFKDYLTLRAEALLSDNYFDSDMAWMSLENSNLDFVIGPIESYNDGLFGYKTSFESFILLKDIDWSNKLSKFAQLLPEIQKSLPVEDKYKSEIPGKDSQLGVYEAICYAGDCNAGSKTIAINLPNDKKVGELKGSRKLQLKNSMKAKFDKILLPMSNILIAESQRKNIKFDAFFENVMFHEVAHGLGISKTINNKGLVTEALKDVHTSLEECKADILGLYIVTYLNSKGELNEHELIDNYVTFMAGIFRSVRFGAASSHGKANMIEFNYFADNGAFTRDDKTGTYHVNFDKMKEAVSSLGKLILIQQGNGDYESAKNILKEMGIMKPQLEQDLMKISKAGIPRDIVFEQGLKVIGL is encoded by the coding sequence ATGAAATATTATTTATTTGCAGGAATTTTTTTCCTGTCTTTTGCTACATTTTCATTTTCACAATCTAATAAAAAGACAGAAATAACTACTAAAAGCGATTTAATGAAAACAAAAGTAGATGAATATGCAATAGTTAAATTAACTGCAAATCTCTCTCAACTTACAGATAAAGAAAAAAAAATACTACCAATTTTATTTGAGGCAGCACAAATAATGGATGATTTATACTGGGAACAATCATATAACAAAAAAGAAGAGTTACTCGCAAAAATAAATGACGATTATACAAAGAAATTTTTCCTTATTAATTATGGCCCATGGGAACATTTAAATAATAACAAATCATTTGTAGAAGGAATTGGTGAAAAGCCTGATTGTGGTAATTTTTATCCATCAGATATGACAAAAGAAGAATTTGAGAAATTCAATTCAGAAAATAAAACAAGCTGGTATACTATTATTAGCAGAAACGATAAAAAAGAATTAATCACAATTCCATATAGTAAATTTTATCATGAAAAATTGAATAAAGCTGCAGAGTTATTAAGAAAAGCTTCAGAAATTTCAGACAATAAAAGTTTTAAAGATTATCTTACATTAAGAGCAGAAGCACTTCTATCAGATAATTACTTTGATAGCGATATGGCATGGATGAGTTTAGAAAACAGCAATCTAGATTTTGTTATCGGACCTATTGAAAGCTATAATGATGGCTTATTCGGATATAAAACTTCATTCGAATCTTTTATATTGCTAAAAGATATCGATTGGAGTAATAAGCTTTCAAAATTTGCTCAGTTACTTCCTGAAATTCAAAAGAGTTTACCGGTTGAAGATAAATATAAATCCGAAATTCCTGGTAAAGATTCTCAACTTGGAGTTTACGAAGCAATTTGTTATGCAGGTGATTGCAATGCCGGAAGTAAAACCATTGCCATTAATCTACCAAACGATAAAAAGGTTGGCGAATTAAAAGGAAGTCGTAAACTTCAGCTTAAAAATTCGATGAAAGCAAAGTTTGATAAAATTCTGTTGCCAATGTCAAACATACTAATTGCAGAAAGCCAAAGAAAAAATATAAAATTTGACGCTTTTTTTGAAAATGTTATGTTTCATGAAGTAGCACATGGACTAGGGATAAGCAAAACAATTAATAATAAAGGATTAGTTACAGAAGCTTTAAAAGATGTTCATACTTCACTAGAAGAATGTAAAGCTGATATTTTAGGACTGTATATTGTTACATATTTAAATAGCAAAGGTGAATTAAATGAACATGAATTAATTGACAATTATGTTACTTTTATGGCAGGAATATTCAGGTCAGTAAGATTTGGCGCTGCCAGTTCACATGGAAAAGCAAACATGATCGAATTTAATTATTTTGCAGACAATGGCGCATTCACCCGTGATGATAAAACAGGTACTTATCATGTAAATTTTGACAAAATGAAAGAAGCTGTTAGTTCATTAGGAAAATTAATTCTTATTCAACAAGGAAACGGTGATTACGAAAGCGCAAAAAATATTCTAAA
- a CDS encoding Zn-dependent hydrolase produces MIRNIFIITILSSFVILINSCGTGENDQNQQQVTDTVQAKKLTVNERINEYAVIPLVSDLSKLTDKDKEMLTILISACKIMDEIFWMQSYGIKDSLFAGLKNPEEAKLCDINYGPWDRLNGNEPFLENVNKKPIGAGFYPSDIKYLPFIDMKFEDKISMYTVVKRSEDGSLYTQPYHVAYKDKLEKAADLLKKAAKISENKDFAKFLNLRAEALLNDDYYPSEMFWMDMESNNIDLIIGPIESEEDRFINTKTAYEAFLLIKDLEWSNKLKNYSSMVPEIKNQLPLDDNYKNQIIFTKTNIGVYDAIFYGGYANAGAKNISINHPKDGRILMEKGSKKMQFKNAMKAKFDKILQPISNILISDNERKNVKFDAFFINNVNYEIADAIVVKTTINNKGPVKDALKDYYPTINSLKADILNLYIITKLHEKGVIKEVELLDNYVIFMTNVIRSVRFGATYSQGSSNIICFNVLQEMQAFTRDEKTGTYSVNFDKMKSSIESFSSDIMKILAEGNYDAAKELIESKGNMQPTLQEDLKRISSAGIPTDITFEQGEQVLGLTK; encoded by the coding sequence ATGATTCGCAACATTTTTATTATTACAATTTTATCATCTTTTGTAATATTAATTAATTCCTGTGGTACAGGTGAAAATGATCAAAACCAACAACAAGTTACTGATACAGTTCAGGCAAAAAAACTAACAGTAAATGAGCGAATTAATGAATATGCTGTAATTCCTCTTGTTAGTGATTTATCTAAACTAACAGATAAAGACAAAGAAATGCTTACCATTTTGATAAGTGCTTGTAAAATAATGGATGAAATTTTCTGGATGCAATCCTATGGAATAAAAGACTCATTATTTGCAGGGTTAAAAAACCCCGAAGAAGCAAAATTATGCGATATAAACTATGGTCCTTGGGATAGACTTAACGGTAATGAACCATTTCTGGAAAATGTAAATAAAAAACCTATTGGTGCAGGATTTTATCCTTCTGACATTAAATACTTACCATTTATCGATATGAAATTTGAAGATAAAATAAGTATGTATACAGTTGTAAAACGATCAGAAGATGGATCTTTATACACACAACCTTATCATGTTGCATATAAAGATAAACTTGAAAAAGCTGCAGACTTACTTAAAAAAGCTGCCAAAATATCTGAAAATAAAGATTTTGCTAAATTTCTAAATTTAAGAGCAGAAGCGTTATTAAATGATGATTATTATCCAAGTGAAATGTTTTGGATGGATATGGAATCAAATAACATTGATCTTATTATTGGCCCAATAGAAAGTGAAGAAGATAGATTTATTAATACAAAAACAGCTTACGAAGCATTCTTATTGATAAAGGATCTTGAATGGAGCAATAAATTAAAAAATTATTCATCAATGGTTCCTGAGATTAAAAATCAACTTCCTTTAGATGACAACTATAAAAATCAGATAATTTTCACAAAAACCAATATTGGTGTTTATGATGCAATTTTTTATGGCGGATATGCTAATGCAGGTGCAAAAAACATTTCTATTAATCACCCTAAAGATGGTAGGATATTAATGGAAAAAGGAAGCAAGAAAATGCAGTTTAAAAATGCAATGAAAGCTAAATTTGATAAAATATTACAACCTATCAGCAATATATTAATTTCTGATAATGAGCGTAAAAATGTAAAATTTGATGCTTTCTTTATCAATAATGTTAATTATGAAATTGCAGATGCAATTGTTGTTAAAACAACTATAAATAATAAAGGTCCGGTTAAAGATGCATTAAAAGATTATTATCCTACAATTAATTCATTAAAGGCTGATATTCTAAATCTTTATATTATTACTAAACTTCATGAAAAAGGTGTTATAAAAGAAGTTGAACTTTTAGATAACTATGTAATCTTTATGACTAATGTTATAAGATCTGTTCGCTTCGGTGCAACCTACTCTCAGGGATCTTCAAATATTATTTGTTTTAATGTTTTGCAGGAAATGCAAGCCTTTACAAGAGATGAAAAAACTGGAACTTATTCGGTTAATTTTGATAAAATGAAATCATCAATTGAAAGCTTTTCTTCTGATATCATGAAAATACTTGCTGAAGGTAACTATGATGCAGCAAAAGAGCTTATAGAAAGTAAAGGTAATATGCAACCAACCTTACAAGAAGATTTAAAAAGAATTTCTTCTGCTGGAATTCCTACAGACATTACATTTGAACAGGGCGAACAGGTTTTAGGTTTAACAAAATAA